TGGGCCTAAGCTATTTCTCATCTGTATCAAACTTGACAGCAAAAAGAGGCCTTTCATTCGCTTGGGAGGCCACCCAGTTCCTGGGGCTGAGAAAAAAGTAATCAGATTGCTGGCGTATAATAGCGTAACTCTGCCCATATCCTATTGTTACTACTTTTATTCAGAAACTCTTTTTTGAACTGAAAAGCAGATTGGAGATCTCTCTCTCTATGAAAGTGACACACTAAGAAGGCTTGAGGGCATTTCTGAAGGACATATATCCTGGTATTTATTATatcttatgtatatattttccatAAGCCATTCCATTCTTTATGTTATATAGCTTGATTTTACATCGAATTCTAATTATTGGAATTGGTAATCggtttaaacatttattttggttttatatgTCTATTACTGTACCTAAAACCAAGAAGGACGGCAAATTAATCACGTTTGTTATGTATTTATGCCATTTCCAAGTCCGTACTTTTACTAGATTCCCTTCTGCAAGtataatgtgttttttttttaacttaaaCAACTCGCTTTTCTACTAAATGATatgttatatacatatgtatatcaaaGTGTAGCTGCAATCAATAGCATAAAAATTTCTCGTTGGTTCAATCAAACTTTACTTTTCCTTTGATGACCAATTATAGTGTAGTTTAGGCCGATAGTTCGGTAATTCCAGAGCACCGCTGTGCTAAATACATTTGAGtatcaaaaaatatgtttttagcCGAAAATGGGCTGCTACTTTCACCCGTCTCGTTTGGTTTATCGATGCACAACAATCGCGGCAATCGCCGTTGAAGCAATGAAATTAGCGAACCGCAAACAAGACTTCAAATTACCCGCATTCATCCCGAATCAGATATTCGCACCAGGCTGTCAGATTTCTGCTGAGACGGGGAGTTGGGAAGGCGGGAGGTCGGTGctaaaaagtatatatgtatacaagGTATGGATCGTATGGATCGTATCGATTGCCATCGACAGCCGTTCACAATGGATCAGCCAGTAAATCAGGCGAGAAAGGAAGGAAAGCCAGCGACTCGAGGCGAGGGGCACTTCAATGAGTAAGAAAGAAAGAGCAATTGCATTGGGGCAGACATCCGCATCTCCAACTCCAATTCCAACTGCATGTCCAcacaaatgtatctgtatctccgCATGGCACACTTCCAACTGTGGCGCATAATTAAATCGCagcataaataaacataaacacacaTAAAGCTGTGATAAATTGGCCAGCGACGCAGCGGAAATGTGCGTTAATCCAATTAAATGGGCCATTTGCATGGCTGAATGCTGCGAGAATGTTGTTCATTAAAATTGCCAATATTTGGCATCAAATCCGAACCAAAGCGGTGCAGCTGCACTTTGGCAAAGGACCCATACCGATTTCAGGGGTCAATTCCGGATTTGGGACAATGTCCTGCCGCCAACTAATCGTCTAGTCTAGTCTGGGTTACTGTCTCTGTTTCTCTTTCTGGCcaacttgtttgttttgggcCACTATTTTACTACTTTgcttctttgttttgtttgggttCTTTGGCCCCAGGCGGCTATCTTGTCACAGTGGTAACTGCGTCTTTTAAAGAGCACTGAGCAAAATAACTATAGACACTATAATAAAGACTGCTCTATTGTAAAATTGTTACCAATAATTGAGAAAACACTCAAGAACTCAATTTCGACCTTAAGAACATGCGAAAATGATGCAAAagaaataacttttttttttgtaaatatatatagatatagaagTCAGCACAACTTTggaatgttttttttgttttgcatcaTGTTAACATCCATTAGGCAGCGATTTGAACAAATCAAAGTCAGCAGCAGACATACTTCCAACCATTCCCCCCCCTGCGAGTGGCACGTGCCGCATGGATGATAACACGGGCTAACACAGGCCGAATCCTTGCAAATAAACTGCAGCGTAATGGGGCCCATTGTGCGGTGCAAACACTGTTTACACAGACGCCAGCCACCCTGGGGAAAACGCTTCTGGAGAGTCCTGGGGGTGGGGCGAACAGCGACCCCTTCAAAAGTTTAACTTGTTCAATTTGCATGAGTCGCGGACCCGGCTATAAACGATACTTTGCCCAAAAACTTTGGCCATAAAGCAGCTACAAAAGCAGACGGAATACACGGCTGGACAGGGGGAATAATGAGCACGCGTCCCTTTGTCACCATCAGGACATACATATactccatgtccatgtccttcGGCTGCTAAGCCGCCACCGAAGCAAGCGGACACGTGCGACAAGGACAATGGAGGTAGTGAGTACAAAGAGGGGGCTTTAGGGGTTCAAGGACATTaagatttaaatattattgttatgaaATGTATTAGTAAGTTCTTGAATCTTCTATCTTCCTCATATcatcatattattattattattaatatcaATATATCAATTATTCACAATTATAATACTAAAAATCcccttttaaataattttgatcaTACACCCCTGTAAAGAAAGTTGCTTGGGCTGAAGAGGTGATTCCTTTCTGGGGGATGGAAAACGCCTGCGATCGATTGTTTACAAGAAGCCGAGTCCTTTGAAAAACGCTTTCTAATGGCCGGTATTCAGTTCTTGCAGGGCTTCCCACATTGACCTTGGCTGCAGCCCTGGCAACTCCTGGAAATTTGCACATTACGTATTCCTTTTTTGAAGGTGGCAACCCTCCTGCGGTGACAATTAATTTTGTACAGCTCATTAGGCGTTGGAAAAACTTTCGCCAAGGGTGGATTTATATTCGGGATTTTAAACCTGTCATTCCAGCAAAAAGTGGTGTACGGAAGCTAATTTCTTGGGTCCCTTCTGTTTTGATATATTCTATTAGCAAGGTGGTAAGCTCAATTAGGCGATTTCACGCTGGCACAGCATTTCttcaacaaacaacaaggAAGCCTATTGAAAAGTTAATAATTTAgcgaaaatatgaaaaaagtTACGAAGTCCATTAAGCGGGAAGGAAGTCCCAGCGATGAGGAGTACACTTTGGAGGAGGACCCAATCGAATTCGAGTTGGAAAAGATGGAAAGGGGCAGTTCTAATGGGGAAAGCGAAGAGGAAAGTCAGCGGGATCAAAAGCAAGCGGACTCCATCATCGACGATATGGTCGAGCAAAACGACCAGGAACAGGAGGCAGCCGGTGAACAGGATGTGGAAAGGGAGAACGACCTGCGCAAGATGTATGGTAAGTGGTTTCCCGAGGTGataaattcatatatatacaaacaaaACTTTCTCCAGAACTAAGTCTACTCCCGCCGGCGGCCATAGCTGCCCAGATCCAGCAAATGGAGAAGGAGATCTACGAGCTGAGTCAATGGGAAGCCAGGGAGCTCATCCGGAGCAAACACCTGCGCATCTTTGGCAACTGCCGTCGTCGCGCCAACAAGTGAAGAAGTGACAAATCTGCTTACAGAACACTGTATACTGTACTGTTGATGACTTTGATGGTATCAAATAAAGGGTCGTCAACGAAAGTGACTCCAACTCCATTCCGTTTCCCCGTCCAGTGGCAAAGCCACACATAGCTCCACATGGCCCAAGTGGCCAGATGGGCGAGTGTCGTGGGCAAAGTCCCATGAAAGCCGCTTACAGGGCTTAATTTCTGAAAATGGACATGCCATCGACATTCGCCCACGACATCGGCTCCATCTGAAGTCAAGTACAGTGGGACTTCTGTAGCTTGAACTTAAAAACCAAACATATTGCTAGGAGATAGAATAATATATCTACCAAATACTacacattttaatatttttataagtttcAAATACACATCTGCATATCTGGATGTATTTGTAGATGTATATCAATTCAGTGTCTTCCTTTTGTCGAAGCTCGACTGTTGTTACTAGGAAATGCACATCGCATATGGAGGTGGAAGCAGTGCGTCTGGGATTGGGCATTAATCGTGCATTAGAGTCTAGAGTTCAGATGGCCGGAGCTGCGGCATCCGTTCCGACGGGCTTCCTGTGCGCTTAGTGGCCTCCATCGCATTCGCCAATCCTCCTGCCGTTGAGGTGGAGCTCCCGGTTCGGCGGGGGCTTTTGTGGAGTAACTCGATTCAAAGCAAATAGTAGCCAGTTTATCACATGGATTTGTGctaatttttccatttcctcgCTCGCTCGCCTGGGGAGTTGTGAACCCGATCCGCATTGAAGTTGGCTCTCGAGTTTCCAGGGTTCTTAAGTTGATTAAATTTCACGcgatttgattcgattttcAATTATACGAGTACCGAGTACCGAAACACCGAGTGCCTCAAATCCATTATGCTAAGCAAATACATCTAACGTGTTTTCAGTTTCAACTGCGTGTCAGTTATcaatgcccaaaaaaaaaaagaaaaatggaaAGGGAAAGCCATGGAAATCAGGGGGAGTTGGGCAAAGCTTTTTGATGCCCGTCCAAGCGACTTCCTGGCATATCCTTTCAAATGTCTGCCTGTCCGTCGgttgatgatggtgatgcaGTCGGAGCACTCCTGCCCCCCAAAAATAtcagttgttgtttttgtcgctTTCGGTGGTTGCGGGTGCAAATGTTTATCAGCTTCAAAGGGATTCCCCGTCCGTCAGTTTGGGCGATTTGGGGTTTGTCACAACACGGCATTACCCAGACTCCGGCGAAAGGAGACATTTGAATGCAACATGTGTCCAGGATTCGGGCTTTGTTAATTTCCAACCCCGAGAACTTAAGGGTGGAACACCAACTCGACTAATAGAATATGCTCATTATGGGATTCCGAGCTGAGTGGGTTTCAGTGTTTCGCGCATAACTCAaactaaattattataaatgaaTTCATAATCTTGTGCACATTATGATGACTTCAGGGGCCAAAAGGGGGATGATTCAAGTGCTCGTTTCTCCCCCAAAAAATgtcaaatattcaaatataagCGAAAGGATTCGCCATTTATTGGATTGCTCAGCACTGATTGAATTTACTGCGCAGTTGGCGAGGAGGTGGAGAATTCGTTACTCTTCTCTAAAAGCCATAAATTGTTTCGGGATCTAAAAGCCATTCATTCAAATGATTtcaatatgcaaaaaaaaggcTAGTTCCGTTTGTATCCATATTTTCGAATTTAATCCCTTTAGCATTGAGTAAaaattacacatttttatagttctttttttttttgtgctcaaCGAAAAAggcatttataattaaatttcaaaggAAATTCTGATGAATtgatattgtattttatatgtgcTTACATTCAGACACATTTCTATAGTTGAACGATTTCATTGATTTGCGTGTCTgttattgaattaaattttccGAACAGAATATACTATTTAAGTGTAGagtaaatgtatataaatttaaataaaattgggCAGTTAACAAACTGACATTACGAAttattttaatcaaataaagTTGGCATAAAATCAATTGAATAGCAATTATCCCCACACTAATGAGTTGATTTGAAAACTTTCTGGTTCTTTCTTTCACTACAAGTGGGTTtcagagtttttttttaacttaatGAACTTTCAGCCCATACCTTTATATCATACATATAGTTATGTGAAAGACACCTGTCTTTTCCACCAGGATGGAAATCTCCGCTGGGCAGGTTAAAAAACTCATTAGGAAAATCCTTGGGCGGcggaaatgaaataaaatccTATTAGGCGCTCTATTTGCTCGGTGcgtatgtgtgtttgtgtgtgtgtgtggttgtgccTGTGGgagggaaatgggaaaagtgcGGTCTGGAAGAACTCCACACTTAATTTATGTGCACGCATTTCGTTGCCGTTACGACATTTCAGCACAGAACGAAATCTAATTATGATAGATAGCTGCGCCCAGCTCATTCCACTCGCTTTTTTCTAACCCCACCCCCCTTTCGTTTTGGGGAAAAACTCGTGTGCAGGTGCATTTTGTCACTTGGCGGACTGACAACCGAAGATCTGCCTTAATAAAGTCGAGAAAAAATAGGGAGTTCTTGGGGCGGGGCTGCAACTTTGAGGGGCGTCACATCTATATCCTAACACATTGCTGATCAAAAGAATCCGAAAATGCTTTGATTTCACAGCTCTCTCTTTGCGCTTTtcgcatttcccatttccgcATGCTAGGCTGCTTCTACTTGTGGATTTCGATGCTTCGAGTAAAGTAATCTCctgcaaaatatttcattcTAAGTGTGTTTAAAAGTctaatatattctttgttagATAAATCATTCCTAAAATCTTAAAAACGTCACGTTGGAGGAGAAAAGTAGAATATAtggtgaaaacaaaaatagcatCTTAAATTATCATACAGCGTGCTATTTCTCACACTAGAATCATTAATATATCTTTTAATCTATATACTAGTCGATCTAGCATTATTATattaaacgaatttaaaatcCCTTTAAAATGATATTGTTGACATAAGGTCTCTTCTCACATGTTTGATGTTACTGATATGCTTTTGTTTATATGTCTGCCctgcaaaagcaaacaaatagtCCTTCAGCAGGATGAGCtggccaaatgaaattttcgaCAATTTGGCAAATGTTAACTTTGCTAATTTGCATAAACCGCAGCCGCCACAACAAAAATAAGCcaaccaaaaagaaaaaaaaaaacgaaaaaccgTCAAGTCAACCCCCAAAGAGGGCCAACACGAATTATAGAAAACTGCTGGCGaatgcaacatttttttggAGGGGAAACAACGTTGGAGGGGGTGGTGTTGGCCAGACCAGACGACGACCAACTGACTGAGTCCTGTGGATCCTGGCGGCTCACTTTCACTGAACGACTCGCCTCgcctcgactcgactcgactgtAATCCCCAGCGAAGGCTGCCAGACACGTGCTCACGACCCGGCAATTTGCGTGTCTGGATGTATCTGTGTTTGAAGGCTGTAATTGTGTGCGtcagtgagtgtgtgtgtgtgggtgttgcAAGAAGGACGATCCAAGACTGAAAGGCCGCAACGCAATCAGTGGGGAAAAAATAAAGATCTTAGGTTACATTTCAGCAATTTACTTGAGTTTAGGAAATCATTAGTGggaatttttttaattgcaaaaaatCAGGGATATAATAAAGTAAGTCgtatttatacaatttatttttagaagtATTTTTCTCATCtcccaaaaatatatactttgtCATCagtattaaatttctatcCATTTAACAGTTCATATTACtttcttattatttaatcaatataaaatcaaaaaaaagaTCTTGTTCTTGAATTTTTCGAGTGCAAAGACGGGCGAAAATGTAAATGCACTGTTGGCACGCCCCGCGTTTCCTTTTTGAGCGGAAGTCTATGCGATAATGATGGATTGTGTACAACAATGCAAGGGTCCTGCGCCCAGCCACCCACCCCCTTTTGCGCCCAACCCCCTTTTTAGCCACGAATTGTGGGCATTTGAGCGTGTCGCTATTGTCAGTTTTGAATAAGTTTTTGGCTAAATGATTTGATTATGTCTTGGGATTATGTGAAAAAAGGGACTAGAAAAATAATTATCCtttgtgctattaaatttaGCTTGGCTTTAAAGTTGTTGCTTTTAAGCCGCAAGTGCCGTCTTATACTCTCTTCTAAAAGTAAAGCACTTTTATGCACTCTTCTacaaacaaatatgaaatgcAGTTTTCCAGTTTCAGcttatacgtttttttttttttgccggcaACTCTCTCTCCTCTCAATCAGCTGTTGCGGCGAATTGAAGCGCTGTTAATAACAGCGCCTGTTAGCAGCGTCGCTGCGCGACTGAGTATAAGTCCGAATATCATTCAGTCGTTAACGAAACTTCGCCGCGCGCGGTTCACTTCGTTTTTCGGTCCGCGTTCGTTGCGTTTTCAATTCAAAATTTTTGACCGGCgtcgtttgttgttgtttgcgaATGCATATGTGGGTGTGCGGCCTGTAGAAAATACGAATACGAGCATGTGTGCGCGTTCTGCTCATAATTTTGCGCGTTTGGTGCGTTGACAGCtgcgaaaagcgaaaaaagagAGTGCAGAAAAGTGCAAAGCAAAGGCCGACAGCTAgctaaacaaacaacaaacaaacaaagcagaagccaaaagaaacaacaacacaccTGCTGCCGCCgtcgtttttgtttgtgtcGTTGCTTTTGGTCCAGAAAGAAATGAGAAATTCGAATGGCAATGCAAAAGTTGCAGCAGGATAGCGAATTGTGATTTTCCAGCGAAACGGAGGAGCCTCGCACAAGAAGCAGATGCTGCAGAAGAGTGAGTTCCTATCGCCCAAGTTCAATGACTGCGGCCAGACTTAATGAGTTCCACCCTTTGAACCACTCCGAAATGCCTGATAACAACAGGCGACAAAGCCCATTTACATATAATTATCTCGCACTGTCCCCATCCCATCGGTTTCACTTCAGCCACAGTCAAAATTCTTTGGATCGAACTTTGATGATACCAAAATTAAAGActtttaagttatttattgATGTTAATCAATGATTAGGATTATGACATAGTTGctttaaaaatactttttaactATAATTTGGTTGTTACAAATCTTTAAGTTAACTTGCAATACTTCCATTTATATTATCTGTATCATTATTATCACTTCACAATAAAAATTACGATTTTTTGAAGATGTGTCATTTCTAATGAATATTACACTTTGCATGAAAaagtgttattatttttagaacaaaaaacactttcaataattatatttcaaaagCGATTACAATAATAAAGCACCCATTTTCGTAACCTAAAACCATTATCATTTAGATTTCACTGTGATAGTAAAATAGTTGGCTTAAAGAAGTTTCACTGTAGTTATCAGCGATACCCTGTCACCTCTTCCCCTTTGTCAACCGACCACCAATATGTTAATTTGAGCAGCTGTAGGCGCCGCTCTTAGATTCTTgttgtgtttatttgctgTGTCCCTTAAATGAACTTGTCAATTGCTCAATGATTGCCGTCAATTATCAGTGTCATCGATGCTATCTCTGTCTGATAACCGCGGCGATAACGATAACGATTGGCAGGCAATACGCCTATACGCTCTTGACTTCTTGCGGAAAAGAAATAGTGTTGCTGATTTCTAATTCATTCCCCTTCCCTTTCCGACCATTTCGATGCCTTGCACAATTTTATGGGAGCgagcgtatgcgtaatattattgcgcatacgccacatGGCGCCCCATCGATAAGGGCTCCCCTGGTTATTGTTTATTGAATTTCGGTTTGTCATTGATTCAATTAATAATCCCAATGGGAATGGAATCGTGGAATTGCGGCTCAAATTGCCACCGACTTCGGTTCGAAAGCCATTTCGCAACCCTAATGGCTCAATGAGTAATGGAAAGTGGAAGAAGTGGGGTGCCTCCGCCATCCCATCCATTCGGAAAACGCATTTCTGATAAGATTAGGTCCGCATTTGTTCACTGGAAATTATTAATGAATACTCCCAGCCGACTAAGCGAAATGCTGATGGTTCATTGCACAAGCATTCGCCCAAAAACAAGAAGCAGAAGTAAAAAAACTCAGCGAAATGAGGGGGAGAACTCTTCTCCGAACCTTGGAATTATGCAACCTAGGCGCCGATGGCCATAAAGAAAACTCGGTACGAAAAAGTCAACACCGCAGACGTGGCTGTGACTGTAATTTCTAGCATTTTAATTACGACTGTTGCCACAACAATCATAATGGGTTTGGGTCCCACCCCTGCTCCTCCAcccccaccaaaaaaaaaaaccaactggCGCAATTTTCACGCACGTGCTGCCGCCACAAAAACCGGAAGCAGAAAGGTGCGCCTGCGTCCGAAAAGGTGTGCGTGTTTTTTTTAGAAAACATAGCTACACATGtacaaaattatttgatttgcataatGAATGAAGACGACAAGCACAGGCTGGGGAAAAGAGTTTCTGCGAAAATTCACTTCAAACTCAAATGAAATTAGGCTGTAATTGTCTACCACACAAATTCACCGCAAATAAATGCGAAATGTGTGAAGTTACAGTTGATAGTTCTATATATAATGAAATGGTTATGAATTCAAAGTAAAATTGTAGAATAAGATATCAtgatttattattctattaaaTGCTATTGGCATTGGTCAACGGCATGGATTCAACAGAAGCTTATATTTAAACtcaattaaatggaaaataataaattcagacatgttcacacatgaacacgaatatatttaaagacttacaattttgggctccgttcatatcttatgtaaatgaatcgagagcgataaattatatttaggattttgttatctaaggcgacatgggtgcattgctcaaaaacatgtaatttaagtacacactacatgagtcagtcacttgagatcgttccccgcctcctaaaatagtcccttagtgggagaccacagataaggtcctcgccgctcaagataggcagatgtgcccgagcgtgggacctcgataaggcggggactatttacttaggcctctgcgtaggccatttactttaagatgcgattctcatgtcacctatttaaaccgaagatatttccaaataaaattagtttcttacaaaaactcaacgagtaaagtcttcttatttgggattttacatttggtcaatcgagcctttaatcgactctgcagtttccccctaccaaaggtaagggactcagagaaaggccagctcctttaagcattgcTAAGCTAATCttgcagctaaaggtagcaaaaataagtgactcttgtttccccctaccaaaggtaaggaacagagtataaatataaaaagcaaaaagatacaaaagaatctttt
The sequence above is drawn from the Drosophila melanogaster chromosome 2R genome and encodes:
- the wuc gene encoding Wake-up-call, isoform B codes for the protein MKKVTKSIKREGSPSDEEYTLEEDPIEFELEKMERGSSNGESEEESQRDQKQADSIIDDMVEQNDQEQEAAGEQDVERENDLRKMYELSLLPPAAIAAQIQQMEKEIYELSQWEARELIRSKHLRIFGNCRRRANK